In Carassius auratus strain Wakin chromosome 12, ASM336829v1, whole genome shotgun sequence, the sequence TCAAGTGTAAATCGAGCATGAAACACATCAGTGACGGAAAATAAAAATCCGACAGGACTGAAAAAGCTGAAACAAAttaatcattaagatgtttttttaactaaaatacaagtccataatctataataacacttcctccagtgaaaaagtgcatctcctgttgtctttCACATCAACCCAACCCTTGCATGTTTGTTTATGACACATTAAATCTAACAACGAATTTAACTAGTTCAACACATTAGATTGTGTTTGCTACTGAAGACACTGCATTAAACCTGTTAAAACACAAACGGCAGTCAGGCCTTCTTCAACAGGCTTGTGCTgtgaaaatgcatataaaacagcAATATGGAGCTGATAGAGTTTTAAGATTCTCTACATTGCATTCAGCTTCTTCAGCTTTGAGGCAGATGGAGCGACTCGAAACAAaccctgacacaaacacacacacaatacactcaCTTTTAATACagatatatgcatttatattcatGCAGAGGTGGAAACAGATGCAATATAGTGTAAAGATTTCAAAGAAATGTACTGTACAAAATTTGGGATCATTaggacttgtaatgtttttttaaagaagtctcttctgctcatcaaggctgcatttattcaaacaaaaatacaagaaataaCATTAATCTggcaaaatgttataaaatataaaataatggtttctatttttaatatcctttaaaatgtaatgtatttctttgatgcaaagctgaatttccatcagcatCACTCCAGTGAACATATTTTTTGGGAAACTGTGGATAAAACCGGAAGTAGGCGGAGCTTGATTGCAAACTTCTTACAGATAAGACCGTTCTTTTTTTACATAGTTATCACCGAACAAATATTCAATTTaactaaagtaatatttttattattattattattattataacatttaaatatccTCTAACATTCATAGCGTTGTATTGTTTAAAGGGGAGGTTCACACGTTGCATTCTGATTACTTTTATGCAACCGCTCagtcttttataattttttggggggaaacaAAGGGTTTTTATGGGtttgactgaaataataatgcaataattgacactttaaattaatgtttcaaacaacaacaaaaaaaaaacaattgaacaaaaaacagataaatacaaaaagtagTCATTGATAATGTATAAACATGTATCCAATTCCACATGTAATACAATTCATttatgtgagataaaaaaaatcttagcaGCCAGGAATGCCTGGGGTTGGGCTGGGGGGAGCCAATAGGGAATTCACCTAGGGCAggaatcctcaaatctggcccactttcctgcagagtttagctttacCCCTAATCAACCACACCTGaacatgctaatcaatgtcttcagggtcattagaaaatcacaggttgGTGAgattgatcagggttggagctaaattctgcagcgcattggccttccaggacaagatttgaggaatCTTGACCAAATGGCTAGAAATGCCCCTGGCTCATTCAACccaaatcaaacacacctgaacaagctaatctaTGCAATTTAGATTACTTGAAAGCTACgtgcaggtgagtttgatcagtgCTGGAAGTGAAATGTTCTCCTTGAATCTTTAAAACCCCATTTTACAGATGTTAGTATTGCAACAAcacttatttgttttagttttgtgtgcTGTTGGCTTCTCCTGATGCACTAATTCAGCAAATTTTCTAGTAGAGGTTATCGTGAGATTGCAGGCCGAGAGGATGGCCGCTCGAGTGTATTTCTCATTGACtgctgttttattgtgtttgatCGGATACTTGAGCATAACTCATGCTAATCAAAGACGAACCACAGGTGAgaagatcagttttttttttttttacactgcctGAAGAAATGCAGAAATTAGCGACTCTGtcttttgaaattaatttaacagTTTATGAATGGGTATTAGATTATAAAGCACTTGATTTGAATCATACAAATCTGTAAAATTTGGGTTTGTGACTCCTTGTGAAATCCTTGAATCACAAATGCTGAAACTGTAGTCCCCCAACTCCCCATGATCATCTTATTCTCTAGTGGATGGTTACTGTCCGGCGACGCTGACGGTCGTGCCATCCCATCGAGGATGTACCTCTGATGAAGACTGCCCTGGAGGACACAAATGCTGTCGATTTGACTGTGGTCCTGTTTGTGTGCTGCCTGTTTTCAGTTAGTTTCCGTTAATAATGGAATCTAAAGctccataaaaacaaaacacaaactaaagctGACTATCTGTTTACACAGTGAAGCCAGGGAAATGCCCCATACCGGAGATGATTCCACTGTGTGCTGAAGGTTGTTtccatgatggccagtgtcctgccacaCAGAAATGTTGCCCCGCCACTGGtggctttgcatgcagtgaaccacgtggtcagggaagcggtcaggcaAGTTGTCAAGTAAGGGGCCAGGCAAGTGGCATTGGCCAGGGCAGTGTCAAGGGAGGTGGCATTGGCCAGGGCAGCAGTATTGGTCATGGTATTGGTGGCGTTGACCAAGGCAGCATCAAGGGAGGCAGCATTGGCCAGGGAAGTAATATTGGTCGTGGcattggccagggaagtggaATTGGCCAGGGCAGCATCAAGGGAGGCAGCATTGGCCAGGGAAGTAATATTGGTCGTGGCATTGGCCAGGGCAGCATCAAGGGAGGCAGCATTGGCCAGGGAAGTAATATTGGTCGTGGCATTGGCCAGGGCAGCAGTATTGGTCACGGTATTGGCGGcattggccagggaagtggaATTGTCCAGGGCAACAGTATTGGTCGTGGCATTGGAAGTGGAACTGGCCAGGGCAGCAGTATTGGTCACGGCATTGGCCAGGGAAGTAGTATTGGTCGTGGcattggccagggaagcggaattGGCCAGGGAAGTGGAATTGGCCAGGGCAACAGTATTGGTCACGGCATTGGCCAGGGAAGTAGTATTGGTCGTGGcattggccagggaagtggaACTGGCCAGGGCAGCAGTATTGGTTACGGCATTGGACAGGGAAGTAATATTGGTCGTGGcattggccagggaagtggaATTGGCCAGGGCAGCATCAAGGGAGGCAGCATTGGCCAGGGAAGTAATATTGGTCGTGGCATTGGCCAGGGCAGCAGTATTGGTCACGGTTTTGGCGGcattggccagggaagtggaACTGGCCAGGGCAGCAGTATTGGTCACGGCATTGGCCAGGGAAGTAGTATTGGTCGTGGcattggccagggaagcggaattGGCCAGGGTAGTAGTATTGGTCACGGTATTGGCGGcattggccagggaagtggaATTGGCCAGGGCAACAGTATTGGTCACGGCATTGGCCAGGGCAACAGTATTGGTCACGGCATTGGCCAGGGCAACAGTATTGGTCACGGCATTGGCCAGGGCAACAGTATTGGTCACGGCATTGGCCAGGGAAGTAGTATTGGTCGTGGcattggccagggaagcggaattGGCCAGGGCAGCATTATTGGTCACGGCATTGGCCAGGGAAGTAGTATTGGTCGTGGcattggccagggaagcggaattGGCCAGGGCAGCATTATTGGTTACGGTATTGGCGGTGTTCGTCAGGGGAGCATCAAGGGAGGCAGCATTGGACAGGGAAGTGGAATTGGCCAGGGTAGTAGTATTGGTCACGGTATTGGCGGcattggccagggaagtggaATTGGCCAGGGTAGTAGTATTGGCCACGGTATTGGTGGCGTCGGCCAGGGCAGGGGAATTGGCCAGGGCCCCGGTATTGGTTATGGTGTGGGCCAGGGCAGTGGAGTTGGCCAAGGTGTGAGCCAGGGCAGCGTTGTTGGCCAGGGCAGCAGTCAGGGCACCAGTATTGGCCAAGGTGTGAGCCAGGGCAGCGTTGTTGGCCAGGGCAGCAGTCAGGGCACCAGTATTGGCCAAGGTGTGAGCCAGGGCAGCGTTGTTGGCCAGGGCAGGATTCAGGGCACCAGTATTGGCCAAGATGTGAGCCAGGGCAGCGTTGTTGGCCAGGGCACCAGTATTGGCCAAGGTGTGAGCCAGGGCAGCGTTGTTGGCCAGGGCAGCAGTCAGGGCACCAGTATTGGCCAAGGTGTGAGCCAGGGCAGCGGACTGGGCCAGGGCAGTGGAATTGGCCAAGGTGTTAGCCAGGGCAGCGTTGTTGGCCAGGGCACCAGTATTGGCAAAGGTGTGAGCCAGGGCAGCGTTGTTGGCCAGGGCAGGATTCAGGGCACCAGtattggccaaggtgtgggccagggcagcggagttggccaaggtgtgggccagggcagcggagttggccaaggtgtgggccagggcagcggagttggccaaggtgtgggccagggcagcggagttggccaaggtgtgggccagggcagcggagttggccaaggtgtgggccagggcagcggagttggccaaggtgtgggccagggcagcggagttggccaaggtgtgggccagggcagcggagttggccaaggtgtgggccagggcaGCGGAGTTGGCCAGGGCAGCAGTCAGGGCATCAGtattggccaaggtgtgggccagggcagcggagttggccaaggtgtgggccagggcagcggagttggccaaggtgtgggccagggcagcggagttggccaaggtgtgggccagggcagcggagttggccaaggtgtgggccagggcagcggagttggccaaggtgtgggccagggcagcggagttggccaaggtgtgggccagggcagcggagttggccaaggtgtgggccagggcagcggagttggccaaggtgtgggccagggcagcggagttggccaaggtgtgggccagggcagcggagttggccaaggtgtgggccagggcaGCGGAGTTGGCCAGGGCAGCAGTCAGGGCATCAGtattggccaaggtgtgggccagggcagcggagttggccaaggtgtgggccagggcagcggagttggccaaggtgtgggccagggcagcggagttggccaaggtgtgggccagggcagcggagttggccaaggtgtgggccagggcggcggacggggccagggaagcggaattGGCCAAGGTTTGGGTCAGGGAAGCAGCCAGGGCCCCGGTATTGGTCATGGTGTGGGCCAGGGCAGTGgagttggccaaggtgtgggccagggcagcgttgttggccaaggtgtgggccagggcaGCGTTGTTGGCCAGGGCAGCAGTCAGGGCACCAGTATTGGCCAAGGTGTGAGCCAGGGCAGCGTTGTTGGCCAGGGCAGCAGTCAGGGCACCAGTATTGGCCAAGGTGTGAGCCAGGGCAGCGGACGGGGCCAGGGCAGTGGAATTAGCCAAGGTGTTAGCCAGGGCAGCGTTGTTGGCCAGGGCAGCAGTCAGGGCACGGTCattggccaaggtgtgggccagggTAGCGGACGGGGCCAGGGCAGTGGAATTGGCCAAGGTGTTAGCCAGGGCAGTGTTGTTGGCCAGGGCAGCAGTCAGGGCACCAGTATTGGCAAAGGTGTTAGCCAGGGCAGCGTTGTTGGCCAGGGCAGCAGTCAGGGCACCAGTATTGGCCAAGGTGTGAGCCAGGGCAGCGTTGTGGGCCAGGGCAGCGTTGTGGGCCAGGGCAGCGTTGTGGGCCAGGGCAGCGGAGTTGGCCAAGGCGTGGGCCAGGGCAGCGGAGTTGGCCAAGGCGTGGGCCAGGGCAGCGGAGTTGGCCAAGGCGTGGGCCAGGGCAGCGGAGTTGGCCAAGGCGTGGGCCAGGGCAGCGGAGTTGGCCAAGGCGTGGGTAATATTGGTCGTGGCATTGGCCAGGGCAGCAGTATTGGTCACGGTATTGGCGGcattggccagggaagtggaACTGGCCAGGGCAGCAGTATTGGTCACGGCATTGGCCAGGGAAGTAGTATTGGTCGTGGcattggccagggaagcggaattGGCCAGGGTAGTAGTATTGGTCATGGTATTGGCGGcattggccagggaagtggaATTGGCCAGGGCAACAGTATTGGTCACGGCATTGGCCAGGGCAACAGTATTGGTCACGGCATTGGCCAGGGCAACAGTATTGGTCACGGcattggccagggaagcggaattGGCCAGGGCAGCATTATTGGTTACGGTATTGGCGGTGTTCGCCAGGGGAGCATCAAGGGAGGCAGcattggccagggaagtggaATTGGCCAGGGCAACAGTATTGGTCACGGCATTGGCCAGGGAAGTAGTATTGGTCGTGGcattggccagggaagcggaattGGCCAGGGCAGCATTATTGGTTACGGTATTGGCGGTGTTCGTCAGGGGAGCATCAAGGGAGGCAGCATTGGACAGGGAAGTGGAATTGGCCAGGGCAGCAGTATTGGTCGCCGcattggccagggaagtggaATTGGCCAGGGTAGTAGTATTGGTCACGGTATTGGCGGcattggccagggaagtggaATTGGCCAGGGTAGTAGTATTGGCCACGGTATTGGTGGCGTCGGCCAGGGCAGGGGAATTGGCCAGGGCCCCGGTATTGGTTATGGTGTGGGCCAGGGCAGTGgagttggccaaggtgtgggccagggcaGCGTTGTTGGCCAGGGCAGCAGTCAGGGCACCAGTATTGGCCAAGGTGTGAGCCAGGGCAGCGTTGTTGGCCAGGGCAGCAGTCAGGGCACCAGTATTGGCCAAGGTGTGAGCCAGGGCAGTGTTGTTGGCCAGGGCAGGATTCCGGGCACCAGTATTGGCCAAGATGTGAGCCAGGGCAGCGTTGTTGGCCAGGGCACCAGTATTGGCCAAGGTGTGAGCCAGGGCAGCGTTGTTGGCCAGGGCAGCAGTCAGGGCATCAGTATTGGCCAAGGTGTGAGCCAGGGCAGCGTTGTTGGCCAGGGCACCAGTATTGGCCAAGGTGTGAGCCAGGGCAGCGTTGTTGGCCAGGGCAGCAGTCAGGGCACCAGTATTGGCCAAGGTGTGAGCCAGGGCAGCGGACTGGGCCAGGGCAGTGGAATTGGCCAAGGTGTTAGCCAGGGCAGCGTTGTTGGCCAGGGCAGCAGTCAGGGCACCAGTATTGGCCAAGATGTGAGCCAGGGCAGCGTTGTTGGCCAGGGCACCAGTATTGGCAAAGGTGTGAGCCAGGGCAGCGTTGTTGGCCAGGGCAGGATTCAGGGCACCAGtattggccaaggtgtgggccagggcagcggagttggccaaggtgtgggccagggcaCCAGTATTGGCCAAGGTGTGAGCCAGGGCAGCGTTGTTGGCCAGGGCAGCAGTCAGGGCACCAGTATTGGCCAAGGTGTGAGCCAGGGCAGCGGACTGGGCCAGGGCAGTGGAATTGGCCAAGGTGTTAGCCAGGGCAGCGTTGTTGGCCAGGGCAGCAGTCAGGGCACCAGTATTGGCCAAGATGTGAGCCAGGGCAGCGTTGTTGGCCAGGGCACCAGTATTGGCAAAGGTGTGAGCCAGGGCAGCGTTGTTGGCCAGGGCAGGATTCAGGGCACCAGTATTGGCCAAGGTGTGAGCCAGGGCAGCGTTGTTGGCCAGGGCAGCAGTCAGGGCACCAGTATTGGCCAAGATGTGAGCCAGGGCAGCGTTGTTGGCCAGGGCACCAGTATTGGCAAAGGTGTGAGCCAGGGCAGCGTTGTTGGCCAGGGCAGGATTCAGGGCACCAGtattggccaaggtgtgggccagggcagcggagttggccaaggtgtgggccagggcagcggagttggccaaggtgtgggccagggcaGCGGAGTTGGCCAGGGCAGCAGTCAGGGCATCAGtattggccaaggtgtgggccagggcagcggagttggccaaggtgtgggccagggcagcggagttggccaaggtgtgggccagggcagcggagttggccaaggtgtgggccagggcaCCAGTATTGGCCAAGGTGTGAGCCAGGGCAGCGTTGTTGGCCAGGGCAGCAGTCAGGGCACCAGTATTGGCCAAGATGTGAGCCAGGGCAGCGTTGTTGGCCATGGCACCAGTATTGGCAAAGGTGTGAGCCAGGGCAGCGTTGTTGGCCAGGGCAGGATTCAGGGCACCAGtattggccaaggtgtgggccagggcagcggagttggccaaggtgtgggccagggcagcggagttggccaaggtgtgggccagggcagcggagttggccaaggtgtgggccagggcagcggagttggccaaggtgtgggccagggcaGCGGAGTTGGCCAGGGCAGCAGTCAGGGCATCAGtattggccaaggtgtgggccagggcggcggagttggccaaggtgtgggccagggcggcggagttggccaaggtgtgggccagggcggcggagttggccaaggtgtgggccagggcggcggagttggccaaggtgtgggccagggcggcggagttggccaaggtgtgggccagggcggcggagttggccaaggtgtgggccagggcggcggagttggccaaggtgtgggccagggcggcggagttggccaaggtgtgggccagggcggcggagttggccaaggtgtgggccagggcggcggagttggccaaggtgtgggccagggcggcggagttggccaaggtgtgggccagggcggcggagttggccaaggtgtgggccagggcggcggagttggccaaggtgtgggccagggcggcggagttggccaaggtgtgggccagggcggcggagttggccaaggtgtgggccagggcggcggagttggccaaggtgtgggccagggcggcggagttggccaaggtgtgggccagggcggcggagttggccaaggtgtgggccagggcggcggagttggccaaggtgtgggccagggcggcggacggggccagggaagcggaattggccaaggtgtgggccagggcggcggaattggccaaggtgtgggccagggcggcggacggggccagggaagcggaattggccaaggtgtgggccagggcggcggagttggccaaggtgtgggccagggcggcggagttggccaaggtgtgggccagggcggcggagttggccaaggtgtgggccagggcggcggagttggccaaggtgtgggccagggcggcggagttggccaaggtgtgggccagggcggcggagttggccaaggtgtgggccagggcggcggagttggccaaggtgtgggccagggcggcggacggggccagggaagcggaattggccaaggtgtgggccagggcggcggaattggccaaggtgtgggccagggcggcggacggggccagggaagcggaattGGCCAAGGTGTGGGTCAGGGCGGCGGAGTTGGCCAGGGCACCGGAATTGGCCAAGGTGTGGGTCAGGGCGGCGGAGTTGGCCAGGGCAGCAGTCAGGGCATCAGtattggccaaggtgtgggccagggcagcggagttggccaaggtgtgggccagggcggcggaattggccaaggtgtgggccagggcggcggacggggccagggaagcggaattGGCCAAGGTGTGGGTCAGGGCGGCGGacggggccagggaagcggaattGGCCAAGGTGTGGGTCAGGGCGGCGGacggggccagggaagcggaattGGCCAAGGTGTGGGTCAGGGAAGCAGCCAGGGCCCCGGTATTGGTCATGGTGTGGGCCAGGGCAGTGgagttggccaaggtgtgggccagggcaGCGTTGTTGGCCAGGGCAGCAGTCAGGGCACCAGTATTGGCCAAGGTGTGAGCCAGGGCAGCGTTGTTGGCCAGGGCAGCAGTCAGGGCACCAGTATTGGCCAAGGTGTGAGCCAGGGCAGCGGACGGGGCCAGGGCAGTGGAATTAGCCAAGGTGTTAGCCAGGGCAGCGTTGTTGGCCAGGGCAGCAGTCAGGGCACCAGTATTGGCAAAGGTGTTAGCCAGGGCAGCGTTGTTGGCCAGGGCAGCAGTCAGGGCACCAGTATTGGCCAAGGTGTTAGCCAGGGCAGCGTTGTTGGCCAGGGCAGCAGTCAGGGCACCAGtattggccaaggtgtgggccagggcaGCGTTGTGGGCCAGGGCAGCGTTGTGGGCCAGGGCAGCGGAGTTGGCCAAGGCGTGGGCCAGGGCAGCGGAGTTGGCCAAGGCGTGGGCCAGGGCAGCGGAGTTGGCCAAGGCGTGGGCCAGGGCAGCGGAGTTGGCCAAGGCGTGGGCCAGGGCAGCGGAGTTGGCCAAGGCGTGGGCCAGGGCAGCGGAGTTGGCCAAGGCAGCGgagttggccaaggtgtgggTCAGGGCAGCGGACGGGGCCAGGGTGTGGGTCAGGGCAGCGGACGGGGCCAGGGTGTGGGTCAGGGCAGCGGACGaggccagggaagcggaattGGCCAAGGTGTGGGTCAGGGAAGCAGCCAGGGCAGCGGTATTGGCCAAGGTGTGAGTCAGGGCAGCGTTGTTGGTCAGGGCAGCGTTGTGGGCCAGGGAAGCAGCCAGGGTACTGGTATCGGCCAGGGTAGTGGACTAGGTCAGGGCAGTGGAATTGGCCAAGGTGTGGACCAGGGCAGTGGAATTGGCCAGGGAAGCAACCAGGGCTCCGGTATTGGTCATGGTATGGGCCAGGGAAGTGGACAGggccaaggtgtgggccagggcaGTGGACGGGCCCAGGGCAGTGGTGTTGCTCAAGGTGTGGGCCAGGATAGCGTTGTGGGCCAGGATAGCGTAGTGGATCAAGGTGTGGGTCAAGATAGCGTAGTGGGCCAGGATAGCGTAGTGGATCAAGGTGTGGGCCAGGATAGCCTAGTGGGCCAAGGTAGCAGCCAGGGCACCGGAATTGGTCATTGTGTTGGCCAGGGAAACAGCCAGGGCAGCAGTATAGGCCAGGAAAGTTAATGGGGAAGTGGTATTGGCCAGGGAAGCATTCGAGGGAATTGTCAGGGATGTGGTCAAGGAAATGGTCATGGGAATTTTGCATGACACTTACTGGAGATCTTTTCCAATTCAGTGCTCTAAACCATTTAAGCAAACCAAGGAAAAGATGCCAAGTGAATGGTTTCTGTCTCTTCCCCCAACTACCACCAcctcaaataaaaaacaattgctTTATTTTGAGTTGGCATTTTTGTTTTCTGACcgttttatcacttttttttttttttttttttattaataaattacctttttattctTGGCAAAGTGGAGTTGCCTGCAGCCTTTACTCCAGCCAGAATACATCATTAATATGCCAATTTGGTGCTTTAGAAACACTTCATGAATTTTGAAAACTGCAAGTAATAAAATATGCAAGGGCTTATAGAAGTGTGCTTCTGTGGCAATGTTCGTTGAACATGGATGCATGCTTAGACCAAGTAACAACTTGAAGCTTTTGTTAATATACCTTAAACGTTGTAACCATACCTTTAAACACAAGTGCTGCTTTGCACTTCAGTTGCAATTCTGCAACAAACTTGCTCTTGCAAACTACACTGCATTTCATAAGACCAGGGCTTGACATTAATACCCGCTAAATGCAAGTGGATCTTGCTCGTGTGAGCTGGAGGCTtggtataagtttagcacagatattttCACTCGCAAACACCTaggtgtggttttttttttttttttttttgttttggtattttatttatatctatcAATCAGTTTGGagggtaaactaaaatatttactagcCATTGGCtgttcaattgccaaggtgtccgtagagggttgcaGCCTAACCAGTAGTCATTATTAGGGCCTAAgcacaaaaaaatgacaaactgTAATGTGTTCTTTATGATGAGCAGAACGTTCCCCTCAAATTTGAATGAAGATAAAAGCAACTTTTTCCGAGCCATGGCGTTTTTCGTGAGGTTGAGACTGCCCTACTTTCCATTGCAACtttctcagtttggttcaataAAGTAATTCTGATATTTTGCactgaaaatgtattgaatttACTAAGATGttatggtaagtggttgcaatcaatttattttagctatatttaaattagggcttgcatagactagttgAGTGATCGACGACTACAGCCACTAGTCAGAGCTGttggaaacaatcgactactcgagcatgcattaaatggatagttcactcaaaatcaaaattatgtcattaataactcaccctcatgttgttcaaaacctgtgagacctctgtttatcttcaggacacagtttaagatatttaagatttagtccgagagctctcagtccctccatttgaaactgtgtgtacggtctactgtccatgtccagaaaggtaagaaaaacatcatcagagtagtccatgtgacatcagaggggcagt encodes:
- the LOC113111428 gene encoding fibroin heavy chain-like isoform X18 — protein: MAARVYFSLTAVLLCLIGYLSITHANQRRTTVDGYCPATLTVVPSHRGCTSDEDCPGGHKCCRFDCGPVCVLPVFMKPGKCPIPEMIPLCAEGCFHDGQCPATQKCCPATGGFACSEPRGQGSGQASCQVRGQASGIGQGSVKGGGIGQGSSIGHGIGGVDQGSIKGGSIGQGSNIGRGIGQGSGIGQGSIKGGSIGQGSNIGRGIGQGSIKGGSIGQGSNIGRGIGQGSSIGHGIGGIGQGSGIVQGNSIGRGIGSGTGQGSSIGHGIGQGSSIGRGIGQGSGIGQGSGIGQGNSIGHGIGQGSSIGRGIGQGSGTGQGSSIGYGIGQGSNIGRGIGQGSGIGQGSIKGGSIGQGSNIGRGIGQGSSIGHGFGGIGQGSGTGQGSSIGHGIGQGSSIGRGIGQGSGIGQGSSIGHGIGGIGQGSGIGQGNSIGHGIGQGNSIGHGIGQGNSIGHGIGQGNSIGHGIGQGSSIGRGIGQGSGIGQGSIIGHGIGQGSSIGRGIGQGSGIGQGSIIGYGIGGVRQGSIKGGSIGQGSGIGQGSSIGHGIGGIGQGSGIGQGSSIGHGIGGVGQGRGIGQGPGIGYGVGQGSGVGQGVSQGSVVGQGSSQGTSIGQGVSQGSVVGQGSSQGTSIGQGVSQGSVVGQGRIQGTSIGQDVSQGSVVGQGTSIGQGVSQGSVVGQGSSQGTSIGQGVSQGSGLGQGSGIGQGVSQGSVVGQGSSQGTSIGQGVSQGSVVGQGSSQGTVIGQGVGQGSGRGQGSGIGQGVSQGSVVGQGSSQGTSIGKGVSQGSVVGQGSSQGTSIGQGVGQGSVVGQGSSQGTSIGQGVSQGSVVGQGSSQGTSIGQGVSQGSVVGQGSSQGISIGQGVSQGSVVGQGTSIGQGVSQGSVVGQGSSQGTSIGQGVSQGSGLGQGSGIGQGVSQGSVVGQGSSQGTSIGQDVSQGSVVGQGTSIGKGVSQGSVVGQGRIQGTSIGQGVGQGSGVGQGVGQGTSIGQGVSQGSVVGQGSSQGTSIGQGVSQGSGLGQGSGIGQGVSQGSVVGQGSSQGTSIGQDVSQGSVVGQGTSIGKGVSQGSVVGQGRIQGTSIGQGVSQGSVVGQGSSQGTSIGQDVSQGSVVGQGTSIGKGVSQGSVVGQGRIQGTSIGQGVGQGSGVGQGVGQGSGVGQGVGQGSGVGQGSSQGISIGQGVGQGSGVGQGVGQGSGVGQGVGQGSGVGQGVGQGTSIGQGVSQGSVVGQGSSQGTSIGQDVSQGSVVGHGTSIGKGVSQGSVVGQGRIQGTSIGQGVGQGSGVGQGVGQGSGVGQGVGQGSGVGQGVGQGSGVGQGVGQGSGVGQGSSQGISIGQGVGQGGGVGQGVGQGGGVGQGVGQGGGRGQGSGIGQGVGQGGGRGQGSGIGQGVGQGSSQGPGIGHGVGQGSGVGQGVGQGSVVGQGSSQGTSIGQGVSQGSVVGQGSSQGTSIGQGVSQGSGRGQGSGISQGVSQGSVVGQGSSQGTSIGKGVSQGSVVGQGSSQGTSIGQGVSQGSVVGQGSSQGTSIGQGVGQGSVVGQGSVVGQGSGVGQGVGQGSGVGQGVGQGSGVGQGVGQGSGVGQGVGQGSGVGQGVGQGSGVGQGSGVGQGVGQGSGRGQGVGQGSGRGQGVGQGSGRGQGSGIGQGVGQGSSQGSGIGQGVSQGSVVGQGSVVGQGSSQGTGIGQGSGLGQGSGIGQGVDQGSGIGQGSNQGSGIGHGMGQGSGQGQGVGQGSGRAQGSGVAQGVGQDSVVGQDSVVDQGVGQDSVVGQDSVVDQGVGQDSLVGQGSSQGTGIGHCVGQGNSQGSSIGQES
- the LOC113111428 gene encoding fibroin heavy chain-like isoform X23 — encoded protein: MAARVYFSLTAVLLCLIGYLSITHANQRRTTVDGYCPATLTVVPSHRGCTSDEDCPGGHKCCRFDCGPVCVLPVFMKPGKCPIPEMIPLCAEGCFHDGQCPATQKCCPATGGFACSEPRGQGSGQASCQVRGQASGIGQGSVKGGGIGQGSSIGHGIGGVDQGSIKGGSIGQGSNIGRGIGQGSGIGQGSIKGGSIGQGSNIGRGIGQGSIKGGSIGQGSNIGRGIGQGSSIGHGIGGIGQGSGIVQGNSIGRGIGSGTGQGSSIGHGIGQGSSIGRGIGQGSGIGQGSGIGQGNSIGHGIGQGSSIGRGIGQGSGTGQGSSIGYGIGQGSNIGRGIGQGSGIGQGSIKGGSIGQGSNIGRGIGQGSSIGHGFGGIGQGSGTGQGSSIGHGIGQGSSIGRGIGQGSGIGQGSSIGHGIGGIGQGSGIGQGNSIGHGIGQGNSIGHGIGQGNSIGHGIGQGNSIGHGIGQGSSIGRGIGQGSGIGQGSIIGHGIGQGSSIGRGIGQGSGIGQGSIIGYGIGGVRQGSIKGGSIGQGSGIGQGSSIGHGIGGIGQGSGIGQGSSIGHGIGGVGQGRGIGQGPGIGYGVGQGSGVGQGVSQGSVVGQGSSQGTSIGQGVSQGSVVGQGSSQGTSIGQGVSQGSVVGQGRIQGTSIGQDVSQGSVVGQGTSIGQGVSQGSVVGQGSSQGTSIGQGVSQGSGLGQGSGIGQGVSQGSVVGQGTSIGKGVSQGSVVGQGRIQGTSIGQGVSQGSVVGQGSSQGTSIGQGVSQGSGRGQGSGISQGVSQGSVVGQGSSQGTVIGQGVGQGSGRGQGSGIGQGVSQGSVVGQGSSQGTSIGKGVSQGSVVGQGSSQGTSIGQGVGQGSVVGQGSSQGTSIGQGVSQGSVVGQGSSQGTSIGQGVSQGSVVGQGSSQGISIGQGVSQGSVVGQGTSIGQGVSQGSVVGQGSSQGTSIGQGVSQGSGLGQGSGIGQGVSQGSVVGQGSSQGTSIGQGVSQGSGLGQGSGIGQGVSQGSVVGQGSSQGTSIGQDVSQGSVVGQGTSIGKGVSQGSVVGQGRIQGTSIGQGVSQGSVVGQGSSQGTSIGQDVSQGSVVGQGTSIGKGVSQGSVVGQGRIQGTSIGQGVGQGSGVGQGVGQGSGVGQGVGQGSGVGQGSSQGISIGQGVGQGSGVGQGVGQGSGVGQGVGQGSGVGQGVGQGTSIGQGVSQGSVVGQGSSQGTSIGQDVSQGSVVGHGTSIGKGVSQGSVVGQGRIQGTSIGQGVGQGSGVGQGVGQGSGVGQGVGQGSGVGQGVGQGSGVGQGVGQGSGVGQGSSQGISIGQGVGQGGGVGQGVGQGGGVGQGVGQGGGRGQGSGIGQGVGQGGGRGQGSGIGQGVGQGSSQGPGIGHGVGQGSGVGQGVGQGSVVGQGSSQGTSIGQGVSQGSVVGQGSSQGTSIGQGVSQGSGRGQGSGISQGVSQGSVVGQGSSQGTSIGKGVSQGSVVGQGSSQGTSIGQGVSQGSVVGQGSSQGTSIGQGVGQGSVVGQGSVVGQGSGVGQGVGQGSGVGQGVGQGSGVGQGVGQGSGVGQGVGQGSGVGQGVGQGSGVGQGSGVGQGVGQGSGRGQGVGQGSGRGQGVGQGSGRGQGSGIGQGVGQGSSQGSGIGQGVSQGSVVGQGSVVGQGSSQGTGIGQGSGLGQGSGIGQGVDQGSGIGQGSNQGSGIGHGMGQGSGQGQGVGQGSGRAQGSGVAQGVGQDSVVGQDSVVDQGVGQDSVVGQDSVVDQGVGQDSLVGQGSSQGTGIGHCVGQGNSQGSSIGQES